A genomic window from Pseudomonas marvdashtae includes:
- a CDS encoding DUF72 domain-containing protein, whose protein sequence is MRLPYYLGCPSWSENAWRDYLYPQDAKSSDFLSLYSQVFNAVEGNTTFYASPAATTVQRWAEIMPEHFRFTAKIPGDISHGGDLREHLTATETFVQLLSPLGERVSPFWLQLSKAFAPNRLPELAAFIDAFPRPLAVEVRHDEFFAKGDAERQLNRLLLDRGVERICLDPRGLFSCASSAPEVIHAQYKKPRVPTRPAAFTQCPQVRFVGHPVVEANEPFLTPWVEKIAVWIEEGRTPYMFLHTADNLLAAKLAMHFHNRLMDRLPGLPALPELYREPAAEQLGLL, encoded by the coding sequence ATGCGGTTGCCTTACTATCTGGGCTGCCCGTCATGGAGTGAAAACGCCTGGCGCGATTATCTTTACCCGCAGGACGCCAAAAGCTCCGATTTCCTTAGTCTCTACTCTCAAGTATTCAACGCCGTGGAAGGCAACACGACCTTCTACGCGAGCCCGGCCGCGACCACCGTTCAGCGCTGGGCCGAAATCATGCCCGAGCACTTTCGCTTCACCGCCAAGATCCCCGGTGACATCAGCCACGGCGGCGACCTGCGCGAACACCTGACCGCCACCGAAACCTTTGTCCAGTTGCTGAGCCCGTTGGGCGAGCGGGTTTCGCCGTTCTGGCTGCAATTGTCCAAGGCGTTCGCGCCCAATCGATTGCCGGAGCTGGCAGCCTTCATCGACGCGTTCCCACGGCCGCTGGCCGTCGAGGTGCGTCACGATGAGTTTTTTGCCAAAGGCGATGCCGAACGACAGCTCAATCGCTTGCTGCTCGATCGCGGCGTCGAACGCATCTGCCTCGATCCCCGGGGCCTCTTCAGCTGCGCGTCGAGCGCCCCTGAAGTGATTCACGCGCAATATAAGAAACCACGGGTGCCAACGCGGCCGGCGGCGTTCACTCAATGTCCGCAGGTGCGCTTCGTCGGTCATCCCGTAGTCGAGGCCAACGAGCCATTCCTGACGCCATGGGTAGAGAAAATCGCCGTGTGGATCGAAGAGGGGCGCACGCCGTATATGTTCCTGCACACCGCCGACAACTTGCTGGCGGCGAAACTCGCGATGCATTTTCACAATCGCTTGATGGATCGTTTGCCTGGCTTGCCGGCCCTGCCTGAGCTATATAGAGAACCCGCCGCTGAGCAACTGGGATTGCTCTGA
- a CDS encoding TetR/AcrR family transcriptional regulator, whose amino-acid sequence MSNNPSPPNGPGRPKDLAKRQAILDAAKRLFLSLGYASTSMDAVATEAGVSKLTVYSHFNDKETLFSSAVIAKCEEQVPPLFFEWADGVPIEHVLLNIARGFNQLINSDESVNLHRLMLALGSQDPKLSSIFYEAGPQRMLSGMERLLVKVNQSGALSIDKPRNAAEHFFCLIKGAANFRLLYGCDGPQDAEAAEAHVQEVVGLFMRAYRP is encoded by the coding sequence ATGTCGAACAATCCGTCTCCCCCCAACGGCCCCGGTCGTCCCAAGGATCTGGCCAAGCGCCAGGCCATTCTCGACGCGGCGAAACGCCTGTTCCTGAGCCTGGGTTACGCCAGCACCAGCATGGACGCCGTGGCGACCGAGGCCGGCGTGTCGAAGTTGACGGTGTATAGCCACTTCAACGACAAGGAAACCCTGTTTTCCTCCGCGGTGATTGCCAAGTGCGAGGAACAGGTGCCGCCGCTGTTCTTCGAATGGGCTGATGGCGTGCCGATTGAGCACGTGCTGCTGAACATCGCGCGTGGCTTCAATCAATTGATCAACAGCGACGAGTCGGTGAACCTGCATCGGTTGATGCTGGCGCTGGGCAGCCAGGATCCGAAACTCTCGAGCATCTTCTACGAGGCCGGGCCGCAACGAATGCTGTCAGGGATGGAACGGCTGCTGGTCAAGGTCAACCAGAGCGGCGCCTTGAGCATCGACAAACCCAGAAATGCCGCCGAGCACTTTTTCTGCCTGATCAAGGGCGCCGCGAATTTCCGATTGCTGTACGGCTGCGACGGGCCGCAGGACGCTGAAGCGGCCGAGGCCCATGTGCAGGAAGTGGTGGGGTTGTTCATGCGGGCATATCGGCCTTAG
- a CDS encoding class I SAM-dependent methyltransferase — MIEQSTACRIHVEALATAFQPQAEQWAERLGLPLQMDAGEFALQVGEQGLQLQQLGPEAPGPVRVDFVEGGAAHRRLYGGGSGQMIAKAVGVAQGVRPRVLDATAGLGKDAFVLASLGCEVNLIERQPLIGALLEDGLARGAEDFDVAPIVARMRLLKGNSIEVMRNWQGEPPQVIYLDPMFPHREKTALVKKEMRLFRPLVGDDNDAPALLAAALALATHRVVVKRPRKAPYIEGPKPSHGLEGKSSRYDIYPKKALKA, encoded by the coding sequence ATGATCGAGCAATCCACAGCCTGCCGCATCCACGTCGAGGCCCTGGCCACTGCCTTCCAACCGCAGGCCGAGCAGTGGGCCGAGCGGCTCGGCCTGCCTTTGCAAATGGACGCTGGTGAGTTTGCCTTGCAGGTCGGCGAGCAGGGGCTGCAATTGCAGCAACTGGGGCCGGAGGCGCCAGGGCCGGTGCGTGTGGACTTCGTCGAGGGTGGCGCCGCCCATCGTCGTTTGTACGGCGGCGGCAGTGGCCAGATGATCGCCAAGGCGGTCGGTGTCGCCCAGGGTGTGCGTCCACGGGTGCTCGACGCCACGGCCGGATTGGGCAAGGACGCGTTCGTGCTGGCGAGCCTGGGTTGCGAAGTGAACCTGATCGAGCGCCAGCCGCTGATTGGGGCTTTGCTGGAGGATGGCTTGGCGCGGGGCGCGGAAGATTTCGATGTGGCGCCCATCGTGGCGCGGATGCGCTTGCTCAAGGGCAACTCCATCGAGGTGATGCGCAACTGGCAAGGCGAGCCGCCCCAGGTGATCTACCTGGACCCGATGTTTCCCCATCGAGAGAAAACCGCCCTGGTGAAGAAGGAGATGCGTCTGTTCCGGCCGCTGGTGGGCGATGACAACGACGCCCCTGCGCTGCTGGCCGCTGCGTTGGCACTGGCGACCCACAGGGTGGTGGTCAAACGGCCACGCAAGGCGCCTTATATCGAAGGACCGAAGCCGAGCCATGGGCTCGAAGGCAAGTCCAGTCGCTACGACATTTACCCGAAGAAGGCGCTCAAGGCTTGA
- a CDS encoding energy transducer TonB, whose translation MSDIQSTSIGVISPYGDYSLRNTQALSGVSHLWQDFFARALADQLGDDAPAPGSYQPVPLDEAVEPTLGAELLEHIISQRTCDVTETQVKPPEPLFLPIAEFELDLLDKPFPPFPAEEIVAQQKQQNFESSWVRPLVLTAGQPLPEPGPAPQPRPLHLPIAEFELDLLDKPFAPFPEEELVAQQKQLDFDTRWARPIVLQNLRIAA comes from the coding sequence ATGTCAGACATTCAATCCACATCGATAGGCGTTATCTCCCCTTACGGCGATTACAGCCTGCGTAACACTCAAGCGCTGAGCGGCGTCAGTCACCTGTGGCAGGATTTTTTTGCCCGGGCCCTGGCCGATCAACTGGGTGATGACGCACCGGCGCCTGGCAGCTACCAGCCAGTGCCCCTCGATGAAGCGGTTGAACCGACCCTTGGCGCCGAGCTGCTGGAGCACATCATCAGCCAGCGCACCTGCGACGTGACCGAAACCCAGGTCAAGCCGCCTGAACCGCTGTTCCTGCCGATCGCCGAATTCGAACTCGACCTGCTCGACAAGCCCTTCCCGCCCTTCCCAGCGGAAGAAATCGTCGCCCAGCAAAAACAACAGAACTTCGAAAGCAGCTGGGTTCGCCCACTCGTCCTTACCGCCGGCCAACCGCTGCCGGAGCCCGGCCCGGCGCCGCAGCCGCGTCCATTGCACCTGCCAATCGCCGAGTTCGAACTCGACCTGCTGGACAAGCCATTCGCTCCGTTCCCGGAAGAAGAACTGGTGGCGCAACAGAAACAACTCGACTTCGATACCCGCTGGGCACGCCCGATCGTGCTGCAGAACCTGCGTATCGCTGCCTGA
- a CDS encoding YbaY family lipoprotein, which translates to MKKFALLASMALLTACQSAAPPTASLESLDGEVFYLQRIALPPTATLTVSLQDISLADAPAVVIDEQRGPVKGQVPLPFKLSYDPAQVKPGHRYAVSARIEVDGQLMFITTEQNAVQLDGKDPQPLKIRVNAAR; encoded by the coding sequence ATGAAAAAATTTGCCCTGCTTGCCTCCATGGCTTTACTGACTGCTTGCCAATCGGCAGCACCACCCACCGCCTCCCTCGAATCCCTTGATGGCGAAGTATTCTATTTGCAACGCATCGCCTTGCCGCCTACCGCTACCTTGACCGTTAGCCTGCAGGACATTTCCCTGGCCGATGCTCCTGCGGTGGTGATCGATGAACAGCGCGGCCCGGTCAAAGGGCAGGTCCCATTACCTTTCAAGCTCAGTTATGATCCCGCCCAGGTCAAGCCCGGTCATCGTTATGCCGTGAGCGCCCGCATCGAGGTTGACGGCCAATTGATGTTCATCACCACTGAACAGAACGCCGTGCAGCTCGATGGCAAAGATCCGCAGCCGTTGAAGATCCGCGTCAACGCCGCACGCTGA
- a CDS encoding isocitrate lyase/PEP mutase family protein, whose translation MDAQTRRAQAFKALHEREGAFVIPNPWDAGSAKMLASLGFEALATTSAGHAFSLARPDGALGLDDTLANVRAIVAATDLPVAVDLENGFADAPEDCARSLLRAAEAGAVGGSIEDATGREDDPIYAFEHAVARVKAAAEAVRSLPFPFLLTARAENFLHGRPDLDDTIRRLKAFADAGADVLYAPGLSSTEQVLAVVHAVAPKPVNVLMSGALDLTVAQLSELGVKRISVGSALALAAYGEFFRAAEEIQQQGTFTFTRRSMPFSQANRLFKG comes from the coding sequence ATGGATGCGCAAACCCGACGAGCCCAGGCGTTCAAGGCCTTGCACGAACGCGAAGGGGCGTTTGTCATTCCCAATCCATGGGATGCCGGTTCGGCAAAGATGCTCGCCAGCCTTGGCTTTGAAGCATTGGCGACGACCAGTGCCGGTCACGCTTTTTCCCTGGCACGACCTGACGGCGCCCTGGGCCTGGATGACACGCTGGCAAATGTGCGAGCGATTGTTGCGGCCACGGACCTGCCAGTGGCCGTCGACCTGGAGAACGGTTTTGCCGATGCGCCCGAAGACTGTGCCCGCAGTTTGCTCCGCGCGGCGGAAGCTGGGGCTGTGGGTGGCTCCATCGAAGACGCCACGGGCCGCGAAGACGACCCGATCTATGCTTTCGAGCACGCAGTGGCTCGGGTCAAGGCGGCCGCCGAGGCGGTGCGCAGTCTGCCGTTCCCTTTCCTGCTGACCGCGCGGGCGGAAAATTTCCTGCATGGCAGGCCGGACCTGGACGACACGATCCGGCGCCTGAAGGCCTTCGCCGACGCCGGCGCCGACGTGCTGTACGCGCCGGGGCTGAGCAGCACCGAGCAAGTGCTGGCGGTGGTCCATGCCGTGGCGCCCAAGCCCGTTAACGTACTGATGTCCGGCGCACTGGACCTGACGGTGGCGCAATTGAGCGAACTGGGTGTCAAGCGCATCAGTGTCGGATCGGCCCTCGCGCTGGCGGCATATGGCGAGTTCTTCCGCGCTGCCGAGGAAATCCAGCAGCAGGGGACCTTCACCTTCACGCGTCGCTCGATGCCTTTCAGCCAGGCCAATCGATTATTCAAGGGCTGA
- a CDS encoding efflux RND transporter permease subunit, producing the protein MGFNLSEWALRNRQIVLFLMLLLAIVGALSYTKLGQSEDPPFTFKAMVIRTVWPGATAEEVSRQVTERIEKKLMETGDYEKIVSFSRPGESQVTFAARDSLHSAQIPELWYQLRKKIGDIRHTLPPDVQGPFFNDEFGTTFGNIYALTGDGFDYAVLKDYADRIQLQLQRVKDVGKVELIGLQEEKIWIELSNVKLATLGLPLAAVQQALEEQNTVSTAGFFETGSERLQLRVSGNFQTVEEIRNFPIRVGDRTFRISDLADVRRGFNDPPAPRMRFMGEDAIGLAVAMKQGGDILVLGKALEVDFARLQNTLPAGMQLRKVSDQPAAVKTGVGEFVQVLVEALTIVLLVSFFSLGLRTGMVVALAIPLVLAMTFAAMYYLGIGLHKISLGALVLALGLLVDDAIIAVEMMAIKMEQGFDRIKAASYAWTSTAFPMLTGTLITAAGFLPIATAQSGTGEYTRSIFQVVTLALVASWVAAVVFVPYLGEKFLPDLAKIHAAKHGTTDGQTDPYGTPFYQRVRRVVEWCVRRRKTVILLTVLLFVGSVVLFRFVPQQFFPASGRLELMVDLKLQEGASLSNTAEQVKRLEALLKDHAGIDNYVAYVGTGSPRFYLPLDQQLPASSFAQFVVLAKTIEDREPLRSWLISTLNEQFPTLRSRVTRLENGPPVGYPVQFRVTGEHIEEVRALARKVATKVRENPYVVNVHLDWEEPSKVVYLNVDQDRARALGVSTAHLASFLRSSLTGSSVSQYREDNELIEILLRGTVHERTELSLLPSLAVPTDNGKSVALSQVATLEYGFEEGVIWHRNRLPSVTVRADIYGKEQPATLVQQIFPTLEPIRAQLPDGYLLEVGGTVEDSTRGQKSVNAGVPLFIVVVLTLLMLQLRSFSRTAMVFLTAPLGLIGVTLFLLVFRQPFGFVAMLGTIALSGMIMRNSVILVDQIEQDIKAGLAPWQAIIEATVRRFRPIVLTALAAVLAMIPLSRSLFFGPMAVAIMGGLIVATALTLLFLPALYAAWFRVKKT; encoded by the coding sequence ATGGGCTTCAATCTTTCCGAATGGGCGTTGCGTAACCGCCAGATCGTACTGTTCCTGATGCTGTTGCTGGCAATCGTCGGCGCACTTTCCTACACCAAGCTCGGCCAGAGCGAAGACCCGCCATTTACCTTCAAGGCCATGGTCATTCGCACAGTATGGCCGGGGGCGACGGCCGAGGAAGTGTCGCGCCAAGTCACCGAGCGCATCGAAAAGAAGCTGATGGAAACCGGCGATTACGAAAAGATCGTCTCGTTCTCCCGCCCGGGCGAATCCCAAGTGACTTTCGCGGCGCGCGATTCCCTGCATTCGGCGCAGATTCCCGAGCTGTGGTACCAGTTGCGCAAGAAGATCGGCGATATCCGCCACACCCTGCCGCCGGATGTCCAGGGGCCGTTCTTCAACGATGAATTCGGGACCACCTTCGGCAATATCTACGCGCTGACCGGCGACGGCTTCGACTATGCCGTGCTCAAGGACTACGCCGATCGTATCCAGCTGCAGCTGCAACGAGTCAAGGACGTAGGCAAAGTCGAGCTGATCGGCTTGCAGGAAGAGAAGATCTGGATCGAATTGTCAAACGTGAAGCTGGCAACCCTCGGTCTGCCCTTGGCGGCGGTCCAGCAGGCCCTTGAAGAGCAAAACACGGTCTCCACCGCAGGTTTCTTCGAAACGGGCAGCGAGCGATTGCAGCTTCGGGTTTCGGGGAATTTTCAGACGGTGGAAGAAATCCGCAATTTCCCGATCCGGGTCGGCGATCGTACGTTCCGTATCAGCGACCTCGCCGATGTGCGCCGCGGTTTCAACGACCCGCCGGCGCCACGCATGCGCTTCATGGGCGAAGACGCCATTGGCCTGGCCGTGGCGATGAAGCAAGGAGGGGATATCCTGGTTCTGGGCAAGGCCCTTGAGGTCGACTTCGCCCGTCTCCAGAACACCCTGCCGGCCGGCATGCAATTGCGCAAGGTGTCGGACCAGCCTGCGGCGGTGAAGACCGGGGTCGGTGAGTTCGTCCAGGTGCTGGTGGAAGCACTGACGATTGTGTTGCTAGTGAGCTTCTTCTCCCTGGGGCTGCGCACCGGGATGGTAGTGGCCCTGGCGATTCCGCTGGTGCTGGCGATGACGTTCGCGGCGATGTATTACCTGGGGATCGGCCTGCACAAGATTTCGCTCGGCGCGCTGGTATTGGCCCTGGGGCTGCTGGTGGATGACGCGATCATTGCAGTGGAGATGATGGCGATCAAGATGGAGCAAGGTTTCGACCGGATCAAGGCGGCCAGCTATGCCTGGACCAGCACGGCGTTTCCAATGCTCACCGGTACGTTGATCACAGCGGCCGGCTTCCTGCCGATCGCCACCGCGCAATCGGGCACCGGTGAATACACCCGTTCGATTTTCCAGGTCGTGACCCTGGCGTTGGTCGCCTCCTGGGTGGCTGCCGTGGTGTTCGTGCCGTACCTGGGGGAAAAATTCCTGCCGGACCTGGCGAAAATTCACGCGGCCAAACATGGCACGACTGACGGCCAGACCGACCCTTACGGCACGCCGTTCTATCAACGTGTCCGGAGGGTGGTCGAGTGGTGCGTGCGTCGGCGCAAAACCGTCATCCTGCTGACCGTGCTGTTGTTCGTCGGCTCGGTGGTGTTGTTCCGGTTCGTGCCGCAGCAGTTCTTTCCGGCTTCGGGGCGGCTGGAGCTGATGGTCGACTTGAAGCTGCAGGAAGGCGCCTCCCTGAGCAACACCGCCGAGCAGGTCAAGCGCCTGGAAGCGCTGCTCAAGGACCATGCCGGCATCGACAATTACGTGGCTTATGTCGGCACCGGTTCACCGCGTTTCTACCTGCCGCTGGATCAACAGCTGCCGGCCTCCAGCTTCGCCCAGTTCGTGGTGCTGGCCAAGACCATTGAAGACCGCGAACCGCTGCGCAGTTGGTTGATTTCGACTCTGAACGAGCAATTCCCGACCCTGCGCTCGCGGGTAACGCGCCTGGAAAACGGCCCTCCCGTCGGTTATCCCGTGCAATTTCGCGTCACAGGCGAACACATCGAAGAAGTGCGGGCCCTGGCACGGAAAGTGGCGACAAAAGTTCGCGAAAACCCCTACGTGGTCAACGTGCATCTGGACTGGGAAGAGCCGAGCAAGGTGGTGTACCTGAACGTCGACCAAGACCGCGCCCGGGCCCTGGGTGTCAGTACGGCCCACTTGGCGAGTTTCCTGCGCAGTTCCCTCACCGGCTCCAGCGTCAGCCAGTACCGGGAAGACAACGAACTGATCGAGATCCTGCTGCGCGGTACAGTGCATGAGCGCACGGAGCTGTCGTTGCTGCCGAGCCTGGCAGTGCCGACCGACAACGGCAAAAGCGTTGCCCTGTCGCAGGTCGCGACATTGGAATACGGCTTTGAAGAGGGTGTGATCTGGCACCGCAACCGCTTGCCGAGTGTGACCGTACGGGCTGACATCTATGGCAAGGAACAACCGGCGACCCTGGTGCAGCAGATTTTCCCAACCCTGGAGCCGATTCGCGCGCAACTGCCGGACGGTTATTTGCTTGAAGTGGGCGGCACCGTAGAGGACTCGACTCGTGGCCAGAAGTCGGTTAACGCCGGTGTGCCGCTGTTCATCGTGGTGGTGCTGACCTTGCTGATGCTACAACTGCGCAGCTTTTCACGCACGGCCATGGTGTTTCTCACCGCTCCGTTGGGGCTGATTGGCGTCACGCTGTTCCTGCTGGTGTTCCGCCAGCCGTTCGGTTTCGTGGCCATGCTGGGGACCATCGCGCTGTCTGGCATGATCATGCGCAACTCGGTGATCCTGGTGGACCAGATCGAACAGGACATCAAGGCCGGGCTGGCGCCCTGGCAGGCAATCATCGAAGCGACCGTGCGACGTTTCCGCCCGATTGTGCTCACCGCGCTAGCGGCGGTGTTGGCGATGATCCCATTGTCGCGCAGCCTGTTCTTCGGGCCGATGGCGGTCGCAATCATGGGTGGCTTGATCGTGGCGACAGCGTTGACACTGCTGTTCCTGCCGGCGTTGTATGCAGCGTGGTTCAGGGTCAAGAAAACCTGA
- a CDS encoding efflux RND transporter periplasmic adaptor subunit translates to MFRYVLPLAVPISLAFLLSACGQDEPVSVAIRPAMVVKPEPSSQATDSYPGEVRARFEPDLAFRIGGKVSRRSVEEGQRVKANQALAELDPEDVRLQLEASRAQVAAAEANLSLVKAERDRYKTLMERQMVSRSQYDNAENLYRSGAARLKQIKAQFDVASNQASYSVLRAPQDGVVARRSVEVGQVVSAGQTVFTLATDGEREVLISLPEQGFGRFKIGQPVSVELWSQPDQRFSGRIRELSPAADPKSRTFAARVAFTAGSVPAELGQSARVFIQTAEKAPLSIPLSALTAENGATYVWVVNPDNTLKKVPVRVGAFGEETVPVLEGLSANDWVVAAGVHVLLDGQPVRPVDRSNRVVNLAAKE, encoded by the coding sequence ATGTTCCGCTATGTCCTGCCCCTCGCCGTGCCAATCAGCCTGGCTTTTTTATTGTCCGCGTGTGGCCAGGATGAGCCGGTGTCCGTCGCCATCCGCCCCGCCATGGTGGTCAAGCCAGAGCCTTCGAGCCAGGCCACGGACAGTTATCCCGGCGAAGTGCGTGCGCGGTTCGAGCCGGACCTGGCCTTTCGTATTGGTGGCAAGGTGAGCCGACGATCGGTCGAAGAGGGCCAGCGGGTCAAGGCCAACCAAGCCTTGGCGGAACTCGATCCCGAGGATGTGCGCCTGCAACTGGAAGCGAGCCGCGCCCAGGTCGCCGCCGCCGAGGCCAACCTGAGCCTGGTCAAAGCCGAGCGTGACCGCTACAAGACCTTGATGGAACGGCAGATGGTCAGCCGTTCCCAATACGATAATGCCGAGAACCTCTATCGCTCCGGTGCCGCGCGGCTCAAGCAGATCAAGGCGCAGTTCGACGTCGCCAGCAATCAGGCCAGTTATTCGGTGCTGCGTGCGCCCCAGGACGGCGTAGTAGCCCGCCGTTCCGTGGAAGTTGGGCAGGTGGTGTCCGCCGGACAAACGGTGTTCACGCTCGCTACCGACGGCGAGCGTGAGGTGCTGATCAGCCTGCCGGAGCAGGGTTTCGGCCGCTTCAAGATCGGCCAGCCGGTTTCGGTGGAGCTGTGGAGCCAGCCCGATCAACGCTTCAGCGGACGCATCCGCGAACTCTCCCCGGCGGCCGATCCGAAATCGCGCACCTTCGCTGCTCGCGTCGCCTTTACCGCGGGCAGCGTCCCGGCGGAACTGGGACAGAGCGCGCGGGTATTTATCCAGACTGCGGAAAAGGCCCCGCTGTCAATACCGCTTTCCGCCCTCACTGCCGAGAATGGCGCCACCTACGTCTGGGTGGTCAACCCTGACAACACGCTCAAGAAAGTCCCGGTCCGCGTCGGTGCCTTCGGCGAAGAGACCGTGCCGGTGCTCGAAGGCCTGAGCGCGAATGACTGGGTGGTGGCCGCAGGCGTGCATGTGCTCCTCGACGGCCAGCCGGTCCGGCCGGTGGATCGCTCCAACCGCGTGGTCAACCTGGCGGCCAAGGAGTAA
- a CDS encoding YbaY family lipoprotein: MNNLYIISGIAHYLEKISLAPDSTLHAFLEDISFADAPAEIIATCIVENAETAGLDFELHMPVSAIIEGRTYAIRVRIETAGELRFINKTSHPVDPRANYLKPIEVLVASV, from the coding sequence ATGAATAACCTCTACATCATTTCCGGCATTGCCCATTATCTGGAAAAAATCAGTCTGGCTCCCGACTCGACCCTGCATGCTTTCCTGGAAGACATCAGTTTCGCCGACGCACCGGCTGAAATCATTGCCACTTGCATCGTTGAAAATGCCGAGACCGCCGGCCTGGACTTCGAACTGCACATGCCCGTATCGGCTATTATCGAAGGCCGTACTTATGCGATCAGGGTGCGTATCGAAACCGCGGGTGAGTTACGGTTCATCAATAAAACCTCCCACCCCGTCGACCCGCGCGCCAATTACCTGAAGCCGATCGAGGTACTGGTGGCTTCAGTTTAA
- a CDS encoding DUF4197 domain-containing protein yields the protein MLRSPLRFTSLCAGLLICANVMALSLSDLSQKDATGGLKDALTQGAQIAVKQLGTPGGFSNNPDVKIELPGKLGKVASKMKAFGMGDQVDQLETSMNQAAEAAVVQAQPILVDAVKNMSVTDAKGILSGGNDSATQYLNKSSREQIRAKFLPIVKQATDKVGLAQKYNAFAGQAATLGVLDAKSANVENYVTEQALDGLFEMIGKQEATIRQNPAAAATSLAKKVFGTL from the coding sequence ATGCTCCGCTCTCCCCTTCGCTTCACCAGTCTATGCGCCGGCCTGTTGATCTGCGCCAACGTCATGGCCCTGTCCCTGAGCGATCTCTCCCAGAAAGACGCCACGGGCGGTCTCAAGGATGCACTGACCCAAGGCGCCCAGATCGCCGTCAAACAATTGGGCACTCCGGGTGGGTTCAGCAACAACCCGGACGTGAAGATCGAATTGCCCGGCAAGCTCGGTAAAGTCGCCAGCAAGATGAAGGCCTTCGGCATGGGCGACCAGGTCGATCAACTGGAAACCAGCATGAACCAGGCTGCCGAAGCCGCCGTGGTACAGGCCCAGCCGATCCTGGTCGACGCGGTAAAGAACATGAGCGTGACCGATGCCAAGGGTATCTTGAGCGGTGGGAACGATTCGGCCACCCAATACCTGAACAAAAGCAGCCGTGAGCAGATCCGCGCCAAGTTCCTGCCCATCGTCAAGCAAGCTACGGACAAGGTCGGCCTGGCTCAAAAATACAACGCCTTTGCCGGTCAGGCTGCAACGCTCGGGGTGCTGGATGCCAAAAGCGCCAACGTGGAAAACTACGTGACTGAGCAAGCGCTGGACGGTTTGTTCGAAATGATCGGCAAGCAGGAAGCCACCATCCGCCAGAACCCGGCGGCTGCCGCGACCAGTTTGGCGAAGAAGGTTTTCGGTACGCTCTGA
- a CDS encoding extensin-like domain-containing protein: protein MVLTLIAGVAVLAVWRGWLAVPPQWNPWAPLDVKAPPNLLTRYKLMALRNDPQLCDQALATSGLRTARQADSGANTSCPLTNVLRVQGGEVALSSSFLASCPLAVAFALFERHALQPAAATVYGQKVTRVDHLGSFACRNMYGRETGARSQHATASALDIAGFRLADGRTVSVLRDWPKESTDAQFLRQVRDGACDMFSVVLSPDYNAAHRNHFHLDVGPWWICR, encoded by the coding sequence ATGGTATTGACGCTGATCGCTGGCGTCGCGGTGTTGGCGGTATGGCGCGGCTGGCTCGCCGTGCCGCCGCAATGGAATCCCTGGGCGCCGCTGGACGTGAAAGCGCCGCCGAATCTGCTGACCCGCTACAAGCTCATGGCCCTGCGCAACGATCCGCAACTGTGTGACCAGGCGCTCGCGACGTCGGGGCTTCGGACGGCTCGCCAGGCGGACAGCGGCGCGAATACTTCGTGTCCGTTGACCAACGTGTTGAGGGTGCAGGGCGGTGAGGTGGCGCTGAGCAGCAGTTTTCTCGCCAGTTGCCCGCTGGCGGTGGCCTTCGCGCTGTTCGAGCGACATGCGCTGCAGCCAGCGGCGGCGACGGTGTATGGGCAGAAAGTCACGCGGGTCGATCACCTGGGCAGCTTTGCCTGCCGCAACATGTACGGCCGTGAAACGGGTGCGCGTAGCCAACACGCCACTGCCAGCGCGCTGGACATTGCCGGGTTTCGCCTGGCCGACGGGCGGACGGTCAGCGTGCTCCGGGATTGGCCGAAGGAGAGCACTGATGCGCAATTCCTGCGTCAGGTGCGCGACGGCGCCTGCGACATGTTCAGTGTGGTCTTGAGTCCGGACTACAACGCCGCACACCGCAACCATTTCCACTTGGATGTGGGGCCGTGGTGGATCTGTCGGTAA